Part of the Leptospira yasudae genome is shown below.
TGCTACAATTCGGATTGGATTTTTCTTCATACGACGATTGCTCCTAAGAATTGGAAAGATTAACTTCTTCGTTAAAAAAAGCGACTCAATTTATTCCAGGAAATCGAAATTGAAGTGGAACCGGCATGAACCCGTTTTGTTTCGGAACGAAAAAAGACGGAAATTGAGGAAAGCGTAATGTAAAAGAACGTTTCCAATCGAGGGTAAAAATAAAAAAGCCGGTTGAAAAACCGGCTTTCGTAGATCAAAGATCGAGTTCGATCCTAACTTAGAACGCGAAAGAGATCAAAACCTTGAATCTTGTAAAGATGTCCGCTGCGGAAAATCCGAAGAGAAGAAGAAGGAAGAAGAAACCGGAACCGAAGATCACTCGGTTCATTACGGTGTCATACTTTAAGTGCATAAAGTATCCGAGAACCAAGGAAGCTTTCGCGGTTGCAACCGCCATCGCGATAATTACGTTCATTGCGCCGAAGTCGATTCCCGCGACCCAAACCGTTACGAATGTGAAGAAAATCAAAGTAGCAAAGATGATCGCGTATGTTTGAACGGAAATAATGTGATGCGAGCCGTGGCTTTCTTCCGCGTGAGCCGGAGCTGCAGGAGCGCCTTTTAATTTTTCTTGCCCTCTTAAAACCGCGTCTTGAAGAGCTTTACCGAGTTTGTTGTCTTTGTTTCTTGCGATAAAGTCTTGCAGTTTGTTTTCTTCTAAAACTTGAGAAAGAAAGTTAACGGTAAATCCTGCGAGAGTCGCATTGACGATCGCTCCGGCTCCGACTACAAACCCGGTAAAGGGAATCAAGAACCCGATGCTAACGATTACGTAAAGAGCGTAGTTTAAAAACAGTTCCATTTTATATCCTGAATTTGGACCGCAGGCTTCTGCGGATGGTATTCCGGGCGGGTAAACCGCAACCTGTAGGACATCCTGACAAGGTCTAAAAAAGCCTCAAGTACATTTCAATGGAGAATCCGTTTCCGCCATTCCGAATAGAACGTTTGGATTCTTTCCCGTATCGGCTCCGAAGAATTCTTTAGAAAACGCAAAAGAACCCAGGAAGTTCCATAGGATTTTCCGGAAAAAAATCGGTCCGGGGTCAACGGAAGAATTTCCAGTCCTTGAGTGTTTCCCCAGTTGAAAATCCATTCGGAATAGTTCTCGATCGGTTTTTGCAAAGGCAATGGGAGAATGCAAAGTTCGAAATCGAAGTTCTTTTTCGATCTTTGAAAGAGATCGGATCGGGAAAGTTCGAGAAGAATTCTTCCCATGGACCAACGAAAGTTCGCTTCGCTCAGCCTTCGGATTTTTTGTATATTTTGAGAATAGAACTCAAAACCATCGATTGCGACCGGGCCCGTGTAATCCGATGCGAACGTCTTCGCTAATGGTTCCACAATCGGATCGATCTGCGAAGAATAGAATTCGGATTCTTTTTCTGAAGGAAGGTATGCTCCGGAGTATTTTCCGGTTTCGT
Proteins encoded:
- a CDS encoding cytochrome C oxidase subunit IV family protein, coding for MELFLNYALYVIVSIGFLIPFTGFVVGAGAIVNATLAGFTVNFLSQVLEENKLQDFIARNKDNKLGKALQDAVLRGQEKLKGAPAAPAHAEESHGSHHIISVQTYAIIFATLIFFTFVTVWVAGIDFGAMNVIIAMAVATAKASLVLGYFMHLKYDTVMNRVIFGSGFFFLLLLFGFSAADIFTRFKVLISFAF